One Micromonospora sp. WMMD812 genomic window carries:
- a CDS encoding ferredoxin, protein MAEVATDQLQVWVDQDLCTGDGLCVQYAPEVFEFDVDGLAYVKGPDGELRLSPGSRVEVPGHLRLEVIDSARECPGECIHVVRGGDGVEVAGPEAEEG, encoded by the coding sequence GTGGCGGAGGTCGCGACGGATCAGCTCCAGGTCTGGGTGGACCAGGATCTCTGCACCGGTGACGGGCTCTGCGTGCAGTACGCCCCCGAGGTCTTCGAGTTCGACGTCGACGGCCTGGCCTACGTCAAGGGCCCCGACGGCGAGCTGCGACTGAGTCCCGGCAGCCGGGTCGAGGTGCCCGGGCACCTGCGACTCGAGGTGATCGACTCGGCCCGGGAGTGCCCGGGCGAGTGCATCCACGTCGTGCGCGGTGGCGACGGCGTCGAGGTGGCCGGGCCGGAGGCCGAGGAGGGCTGA
- the dop gene encoding depupylase/deamidase Dop, with translation MSVRRIMGTEVEYGISVPGQAGANPMVTSSQVVNAYGARPELNRGGRARWDYEEESPLRDARGFTYSGAAYDPAEALADEDLGLANVILTNGARLYVDHAHPEYSTPEVTNPLDVVRWDKAGERVMAEASRRAATIPGTQPIHLYKNNTDNKGASYGAHENYLMRRQTPFADIVAYLTPFFVTRQIVCGAGRVGIGQDGGQNGFQISQRADFFEVEVGLETTLKRPIINTRDEPHADADKYRRLHVIIGDANLSEISTYLKVGTTALILGMIEEKALGPDLGIADPVSELRAVSHDPSLTHLMRLRDGRRLTALDVQWAYLERVRSFVDDRYGTDLDDQTADVLARWESVLDRLGRDAFLCADELDWVAKLRLLEGYREREKLGWGSHKLQLVDLQYSDVRPEKGLYHRLVSRGAMKTLLSDEATRTAMTEPPEDTRAYFRGRCLAQYASEVVAASWDSVIFDVGRESLVRVPMMEPERGTRKHVGELFDRCPSAKDLLETLTGG, from the coding sequence ATGAGCGTAAGACGGATCATGGGCACCGAGGTCGAGTACGGCATCTCCGTGCCCGGCCAGGCCGGGGCCAACCCGATGGTCACCTCGTCGCAGGTGGTCAACGCCTACGGGGCGCGCCCGGAACTCAACCGGGGCGGCCGGGCCCGCTGGGACTACGAGGAGGAGTCGCCGCTGCGCGACGCGCGCGGTTTCACCTACTCCGGCGCCGCCTACGACCCGGCCGAGGCGCTCGCCGACGAGGACCTCGGGCTCGCCAACGTGATACTCACCAACGGCGCCCGGCTCTACGTCGACCACGCCCACCCGGAGTACTCGACGCCCGAGGTGACCAACCCGCTGGACGTCGTGCGCTGGGACAAGGCGGGCGAGCGGGTGATGGCCGAGGCGTCCCGGCGGGCCGCCACCATCCCCGGCACCCAGCCGATCCACCTGTACAAGAACAACACCGACAACAAGGGCGCCAGCTACGGCGCCCACGAGAACTACCTGATGCGGCGGCAGACCCCGTTCGCCGACATCGTGGCGTACCTGACCCCGTTCTTCGTCACCCGGCAGATCGTCTGCGGCGCCGGCCGGGTCGGTATCGGCCAGGACGGCGGCCAGAACGGCTTCCAGATCTCCCAGCGCGCCGACTTCTTCGAGGTCGAGGTGGGCCTCGAGACGACCCTCAAGCGACCGATCATCAACACCCGCGACGAGCCGCACGCCGATGCGGACAAGTACCGCCGGCTGCACGTCATCATCGGCGACGCCAACCTCTCCGAGATCTCCACCTACCTCAAGGTCGGCACGACCGCGCTGATCCTCGGCATGATCGAGGAGAAGGCGCTCGGCCCCGATCTCGGGATCGCCGACCCGGTCAGCGAGCTGCGCGCGGTCAGCCACGACCCGTCCCTGACCCACCTCATGCGGCTGCGCGACGGCCGCCGGCTGACCGCTCTGGACGTGCAGTGGGCGTACCTCGAACGGGTGCGGTCCTTTGTCGACGACCGTTACGGCACCGACCTGGACGACCAGACCGCGGACGTGCTGGCCCGCTGGGAGAGCGTGCTGGACCGGCTCGGCCGCGACGCCTTCCTCTGCGCCGACGAGCTGGACTGGGTGGCCAAGCTGCGGCTGCTGGAGGGTTACCGGGAGCGGGAGAAGCTCGGCTGGGGCTCCCACAAGCTCCAGCTGGTCGATCTGCAGTACTCCGACGTCCGTCCGGAGAAGGGCCTCTACCACCGGCTCGTTTCCCGCGGGGCGATGAAGACGCTGCTGAGCGACGAGGCGACCCGGACGGCGATGACCGAGCCGCCGGAGGACACCCGGGCGTACTTCCGCGGCCGCTGCCTGGCCCAGTACGCGTCCGAGGTCGTCGCCGCGAGCTGGGACTCGGTCATCTTCGACGTGGGCCGCGAGTCGCTGGTCCGGGTGCCGATGATGGAGCCGGAACGGGGCACCCGCAAGCACGTCGGCGAACTCTTCGACCGGTGCCCGAGCGCCAAGGACCTGCTCGAGACGCTCACCGGGGGCTGA
- the arc gene encoding proteasome ATPase: protein MARSDDADSRAARWEKEAHDLSTQVAFLQEELALVRRKLTESPRHVRQLEERLAATQAQLARLTENNDRLVSTLKEARAQIVTLKEEIDRLAQPPSGYGVFLARHDDGTVDVFTGGRKLRVAVSPSLEVGELRRGQEVLLNDALNIVDAFGYERVGEVVMLKEVLAGPGGAQGDRALVVSHSDEERIVHLAETLIGSPIRAGDSLMIEPRSAYAYERIPKSEVEELVLEEVPDVDYTDIGGLHAQIEQIRDAVELPFLHADLFREHQLRPPKGILLYGPPGCGKTLIAKAVANSLAKKIAERRGEEKHTSFFLNIKGPELLNKYVGETERHIRLIFQRAREKAGEGTPVIVFFDEMDSVFRTRGSGVSSDVENTIVPQLLSEIDGVEGLENVIVIGASNREDMIDPAILRPGRLDVKIKIERPDAEAAKDIFSKYILSGLPLHPDDLTEHGGDPQATVAAMIDAVVLRMYSETEENRFLEVTYANGDKEVLYFKDFNSGAMIQNIVDRGKKMAIKEFLTSGRKGLRLQHLLDACVDEFRENEDLPNTTNPDDWARISGKKGERIVYIRTLVSGGKGAEAGRSIETASNTGQYL, encoded by the coding sequence GTGGCACGCAGCGACGACGCGGACTCGCGCGCCGCACGGTGGGAGAAGGAGGCCCACGATCTCTCCACGCAGGTCGCGTTCCTGCAAGAGGAACTCGCTCTGGTGCGGCGCAAGTTGACCGAAAGCCCCCGACACGTCCGGCAGCTCGAAGAGCGGCTGGCGGCCACCCAGGCACAGTTGGCGCGGCTGACCGAGAACAACGACCGGCTCGTGAGCACTCTCAAGGAGGCTCGCGCGCAGATCGTGACGCTCAAGGAGGAGATCGACCGCCTCGCCCAACCGCCGAGTGGCTACGGCGTCTTCCTCGCCCGGCACGACGACGGCACGGTCGACGTCTTCACCGGCGGCCGCAAGTTGCGGGTCGCGGTGTCGCCGTCGCTGGAGGTCGGCGAGCTGCGGCGCGGGCAGGAGGTCCTGCTCAACGACGCGCTCAACATCGTCGACGCGTTCGGCTACGAGCGGGTCGGCGAGGTGGTGATGCTCAAGGAGGTGCTCGCCGGGCCCGGCGGCGCCCAGGGCGACCGGGCGCTGGTGGTCTCGCACTCCGACGAGGAGCGGATCGTGCACCTCGCCGAGACCCTGATCGGTTCCCCGATAAGGGCCGGCGACTCGCTCATGATCGAGCCCCGCTCGGCCTACGCGTACGAGCGGATCCCGAAGAGCGAGGTCGAGGAGCTGGTCCTGGAGGAGGTGCCGGACGTCGACTACACCGACATCGGCGGCCTCCACGCGCAGATCGAGCAGATCCGCGACGCGGTGGAGCTGCCGTTCCTGCACGCCGACCTGTTCCGTGAGCACCAGCTCCGGCCGCCGAAGGGCATCCTGCTCTACGGCCCGCCCGGCTGCGGCAAGACGCTGATCGCCAAGGCGGTCGCCAACTCGCTGGCCAAGAAGATCGCCGAACGGCGGGGCGAGGAGAAGCACACCAGCTTCTTCCTCAACATCAAGGGCCCCGAGCTGCTCAACAAGTACGTCGGCGAGACCGAGCGGCACATCCGGCTCATCTTCCAGCGCGCCCGGGAGAAGGCGGGCGAGGGCACCCCGGTCATCGTGTTCTTCGACGAGATGGACTCGGTGTTCCGCACCCGCGGCTCCGGCGTCTCCTCCGACGTGGAGAACACCATCGTCCCGCAGCTGCTCAGCGAGATCGACGGTGTCGAGGGGCTGGAGAACGTCATCGTCATCGGCGCCTCCAACCGGGAGGACATGATCGACCCGGCCATCCTGCGGCCCGGCCGGCTCGACGTGAAGATCAAGATCGAGCGGCCCGACGCCGAGGCGGCCAAGGACATCTTCTCCAAGTACATCCTGTCCGGCCTGCCGCTGCACCCCGACGACCTGACCGAGCACGGCGGCGACCCGCAGGCCACCGTCGCGGCCATGATCGACGCGGTGGTGCTGCGGATGTACTCGGAGACCGAGGAGAACCGCTTCCTCGAGGTCACCTACGCCAACGGCGACAAGGAAGTCCTCTACTTCAAGGACTTCAACTCCGGCGCGATGATCCAGAACATCGTCGACCGGGGCAAGAAGATGGCCATCAAGGAGTTCCTCACGTCCGGGCGCAAGGGGCTGCGCCTGCAGCACCTGCTCGACGCCTGCGTCGACGAATTCCGCGAGAACGAGGACCTGCCCAACACCACCAACCCCGACGACTGGGCCCGGATCTCCGGCAAGAAGGGCGAGCGGATCGTCTACATCCGCACGCTCGTCTCCGGCGGCAAGGGCGCCGAGGCCGGCCGGTCCATCGAGACCGCCAGCAACACCGGCCAGTACCTCTGA